The following DNA comes from Anopheles coustani chromosome 2, idAnoCousDA_361_x.2, whole genome shotgun sequence.
CGTTCGCtcggctgctgctggtcgGCATCGTCCAACCGACATGTTGCACCGCTTTTATGGTTGTTTAATTCTCACCTTTTCGGCTCCCTCCTTTCCCATCGCTCTCCTCTGGTGAGAAGGGATGGATGCAAAAGTAAACAGTGAAACCCTGCGAGCAAAAGCCAAccacaaaaaaagtgctccccTCAGTCGGGCCGAGCATAAAAATGTTCCCCTGGGGCGGTTTATTCGCACGGTTATGCAACATCTGAACTTGTATCTTGAAACGCGAAACCGGCCGGGTAGTGGACGGGCTGCTGCACGGTTCGCTGACGTTAACAATAACAGCTTAAGAGGAAGAAGATATAACAAGCTTCAGCAAACCAGCCGAAACCGACCGTGTGAGCCGCACTCGGTGGGAGAgcagaatttatttatttttccctcttcACATTGTGGGGATGAAACAGTGGGAGAAATAAAATAGCAAAACTCAAATTGAATAGCGCAGACTCGACAGTCGACATGCAAAAAGAACGGCTAATGGCGGTGGAGAGAAATTGCCAGACGCCCTGGTCCGGGGTCCACGGGGTGCCAGGACACGGCTGCTGAGGACCCTCTCGGGTGTGACAGGCGGCGAAGCAATCGATCATGCGACTAGTCAGCCTGGAAAGCGTATAAAAGCGTCGAGTCAATCAACTTAAGTCATCAGTTTAGGTTGGATCTTCAGGTCTAGTACACTTGGCACAAGCTCACGCAATGGCATTCAAAGTAGGTGTTTGTGCTGAAGTCCGAGCTGCAAGCTGCAGGGAACCGATACGAAACGTTCTGCCAACTAACTCTTCGCCTCGTCCGCTTGATTCTTTGCCAACTTTCCACAGTTTGTCGCACTTTTCGCCCTCCTGGCCGTCGCCAGTGCCGGCGTGATCCCGATCGAGGAAGTCCACTCGGCCTACCAGCCGGCTACCTACTCGGCCCATCTGGCCCACCAGCCCACCCTGATCAAGACCGTCGCCCAGCCGACCATCGTCAAGACCATCGCTCAGCCCACGATCGTCAAGACCATTGCCCAGCCGACGCTCGTCAAGCACCTGGATGAGGATCACGATGCCCACTACGACTTCTCCTATGGCGTGCACGATGACCACACCGGTGACATCAAGGAGCAGCGCGAGTCCCGCCAGGGTGACCAGGTGCACGGCCAGTACAGCCTGATCGACTCCGATGGCCACAAGCGCACCGTCGAGTACACCGCCGACGACCACAACGGTTTCAACGCCGTCGTGCACCGCGAGCCGACCGACATCAAGATCCCGCAGCCCCAGGCCATCCACAAGATCATCGCCCAGCCCGCCATTACCAAAGTCATCGCCCAGCCGGCCAAGATCATCGCTGCCCAGCCGACCTACTACCACCAGCCGGCCCCGGCCGTGATCAAGACCGTCGGACTCTCCCACTACTAAGCCGGATGTCACTGACGCAGATCGCTGATTTAGGTTAACATCTTCCAAGTGCACTTCACCCTTCACCCTATCTCATACTCTACACACACCCCCGTCATCTATGAAACTATGTTTAATGCTCGTAGGATTACAGTACAAATACACGTGACGATTTTAAAAGATGAACTAAGGCTCTTTTATTAATTTCCATACAATTTATTTAAGGTTGGAAGCGGCGAATGTTTAATAactttagctttttttatcaTGCAACTATTAAGTGCAGTGGAAGGAAAGAAATGAATATTGTAACAGaatctttttcttcattttccttccgtttatGTCATTTTGCTCTCTTAAGATGGATAATTATCCATGTAAAAGAGCATATCCAGTTTGGTCAAGATTCTTGTGTTAGGCGATAGAACATGttggagaaaaggaaaaattcttCTCCCACCTTCATTTTTTCGATATTACAACAAAATACTCTGCATGCCCTACCGCGGTGTTTTTAATCCAAATTTGGTGTAATAAATTGTTTGCTTtctcgttttgtttatttatcgtCCTttatgtggtttttttttttaaatatttactttaCTCCCTTTTTTTGCTAGTGCTTGTTGCTAGGATGATACCGTTATTACCTTTGTCAATATAACTTACATCGTAAGTTCGATAACCTATTGAGGGACTCCTACAATTAGAGTATGGACAAGGTTCCAACAAATTCTAAATTTACAACAGGTTTTCCAAGACGCCAAAGGTcattagaaaagaaaaattatggTATTCAAATTCTCCCGACATTTCCATAAGTTTTACACAGAAAGAACATAAGACatggctttatttttattctatgcGCAATAAATTGCGAACTCCAACGATTATAACAGGTTTTTTAAGATCGAACCGCTCCAAATGtcaatgtattttttattacatcAAGAACAGTAGGTATCATATCTGATCTCTTACAATCATTCTTATCGTGAAATCATTGTAATTTTAAGACGAATCGATGCaaataacaaaattatttaaGTACCACGTACTTTCCCAACGATGACTCACAAACATCATTCGCGCGCGTGTGATCTTGACGTGAAAGAAAATTGCTTACCAATGTTCGCACCCGTCGACTGACACGACGCCAACATAAACGCCACCAACCCTTTGATCGTATCGCCTACGAACGCGTGAGAGAAACAATCAGCGTATGCTCCGTCAGCTTCGTCCAGCGCAAATCGAATCAATCCCAAAAACAGCGCGATCCAATCAAGCATGCGTTGCAACGCGCGATACTGCTGTTGGCACCCGCTCGGGTAGTCGCGGCGGCCCCAAACGGCTTTTGGCTGCCCTTGAAGACAAACTGCTCTGTTTTATGCGAGATTGCTTTCGACTTCCGAAAATACGGTACCTTCGTTCTGGTGCTGCGACCGAAGGGGCCCCCGGAGATAGCGGAGACGCTGCTCATGGTTGTCCTCGTTCCCACTCCAGCCGGAACAGAGCTGTTCGCCGCTGCGTACAAGCCGCGTGCAAGGACCTTCCCAGCGCTCGACGCTCGGGAGGAAACGTTTCAAGGAGCTTCAGCGACGCGCGAGTAGTGGGACGCATATATAAAGACTGTGCCGGTTTCAAGAACGGTGTCATTCGCTGGATTTCTCTTGATTCGAACGGTGACACTGGTGAAATCCCATCTGGACACTATGGCTTTCAAAGTAAGTAACCTTTTCCCTTGCTCTTACACTGCATTGCAACGAGCTCGTTTTGAATAAGTGGTTCATGTGTACGTATGTTCTTCCTTCTTGCAGTTCCTGGCAGCTTGTGCCCTGTTTGCCGTTGCCAATGCCGGCCTGCAGCAACCGATAAACCCCGTCTACCATGCGGCACCCATCAACTTTGCCCAGCCGGCTCTGTTCAAAccggcgcagcagcagcaacagtactACGCGCAGCCCACCCTACTCAAGCAGGTAGCGCAACCGGCGCTAGTCCAGACCTATGCTCAGCCGGCCCTCGTCAAGACCTACGCCCAACCGACCGTCGTGAAGAGCTACGCACAGCCCACCGTCGTGAAGAGCTACGCACAGCCAACCTACGTGAAGCAGGTCGAAGAGTACGCACCGGCTAACTACGAGTTCTCGTACTCCGTCCATGACGAGCACACCGGCGATGTGAAGAGCCAGCACGAGACGCGCCACGGTGATCAGGTGCAGGGACAGTACTCGCTGTTGGACTCCGATGGCCACCAGCGCATCGTCGACTACACCGCTGACGAACATAACGGATTCAACGCCGTCGTCCGCCGCGAACCGACTAACGTCAAGATCGCCCAGCCTGTCCAGAAGGTCATTGCGCAGCCGGCATACGTTGGACATTATTGAGTGTGGCACAAAACATCGTGTCAGTGAATTGTACTGAAGCTAATGTAGTTAATTTATATGATACTTTGTTGAAAATTATAATTGTAGCGATAATCTTATGATTCAATGAATTTATGGTAGTGTTTCCTTACTGAGCAGTGCTCAGTGAACACGCATAATCCCCCGCTTATGCGTTTGCAATAGAACTCTACAAACAAATCAGTTAAGTTTACCTCATCAGCAGCGTTTATAACCGAGCTCATGGTAATCCCATCCTTGTTGAGATACGTTACCAAAGCTAATTGCGAACACATTGTCAAAGCTTATTGCCGCTCGATTGTACCTTTTTATCCTATCTTTACTTAAGCGTCATCGTTATCTCGTTAGTAGCGATTTTTAGCAAAGTCGCTATCTTATCGCAACAATTTTCGTGAATtggaatgaaagtgaaatcgAGCAACAGGAAGGAGCACGCTTAGTATTGTCCAGACTGCCGAACAATGAACAACGCTATCGAGCCATTGCGTCCAGCTACGCCGGCCGAAATTGATCAGCTAGTGAACATCTACGAACAGCTGCTACCCGAGTCAGTTCAGTTTGTTTCCCTCCTACAAAACATTGTGCGAATTAAAGCAGCACTTCAAGGGACGGCGCTAGAGCAAGCCTCGCACCGCTTTCGGAAAACGATTTACGTCCCGAACAAGACAAATCCTATCCAGTTTGCTACATTTTTGGCCATTGGCATGGACAAGGTACTCACATACAAGATATTTGCAGTAGTACGGTTCTATATTGATGTATGGTGTTTCGACAGACTATATTCGTGGCATTAAACACCCTGGAACAACCGCCCAGTGAGCTCGAGGACGCGATACGAAAAACCAGCTACATCAAGTGGCACCACAACCCAAGGATCGTTGTAGGTGGCGATAATGGAATTCGCGAGAGTTTATACAAAGTAGTTGGTGAGCGTGGTATCCTTGACAGCATCAACCTGAGTTCAGATTCCATAAATTACTGGATGCATCGCGAAAAAGGAGCCACCTTTAGCTACGAGTACAAAACCTTAGAAGCATCGGCAACTCCTGATCTTattaattacatttttttgttatttcagcgTACCTGATGATGTCGAACTGAAACCACTGCtcgtagagcatgcgaaagtTATCGACGATTTGTGGCCATATAAGTCCAATGAATCCTTACGGTACTTCGAAACTGTTATACAGCATAATGGAAGCCTTGGACTATTCGACAAAAGAGATGGTCAACTTGTAGCCTGTGTGATCAAAACTGATCACGATGGAATCGGGTTAGTACTTCTTTAATCAATGATCAAATAAGTTTGTTGTCTTAcctcacaattttttttcctttgaggCATCTATACACTTTGTCTGAACGTAACAACAGAGGCTATGGAACAACGCTAGCGAAAGCCATGGCaaaggcagcgctctgtgagctatcgaacaagacaaacacgacaaacacgacaaaaaaaaaacgatcaaacccatgcaatcatatggaggtgctctgtcaacctgcatcgaacatgtcagacaaacacgacacagaacaaaacagtttgattttgtcgtgcagggctgTATCCCACTGTGAAACTGTTATACCTTGTGtattctgctaccttgctgcttggatgagtgacagttcttcacgacaaTTCGCAGAGCACCTTTCCgacagtgtcgtgtttgtctggtttgttggactgttcacagagcgctgccaaAGTTGATTGCGGCTGAGCACAAACAACACGTCCACACGTTCATTGAACGCACTAACAACCGTTCGataaagttgtttgaaaaacttgGGTTCGTGCCAGTTAACCAAGCGcaatggtttaaaattggTCAAAATCAATAATACAACCATAAAAAGAAAGTATCAGTTACTGCAAAtaaggcagcgctctgtgaacagtccaacaaaccagacaaacacgacactgtcGGAAAGGTGCTCTGCGAAttgtcgtgaagaactgtcactcatccaagcagcaaggtagcagaataCACAAGGTATAACAGTTTCACAGTGGGATAcagccctgcacgacaaaatcaaactgttttgttctgtgtcgtgtttgtctgacatgttcgatgcaggttgacagagcacctccatatgattgcatggatttgatcgttttttttttgtcgtgtttgtcgtgtttgtcttgttcgatagctcacagagcgctgcctaaATTGACTGTCAGTCTTATTGGTATAGCTTCTTCTTCCAATGTGAAACAAAGGCATTCATTGCTTGCTATTcaactaaattaaaattaaatttgcttaTGTTGAAACACATTACTCTCATACACGGGTGAGTTTGGTcttgtttgggattcgaacccatgccACCGAAAACGTGCTACAGGGAGGTGGCCTGATTTTTTAACCAGCGTCTCATTAGTCTATTCTTCGGTATGCTGCGCCGGTCTGGCATACAGGCACTGAGAGCCCACAATGGTACCGACTTCTTGAGGGCGTACAGAAGAGGTGCACCATAAAGATGGCAACCTCATTTAGATTGGTGAGCTATAAGCTTGTGCTGTCCAGTACAATTCCCATCTCATCGACCAAAGTCATCACTGCTCGTTAACCGATGAAACCAGTCGTATCTATCTGAATATCCCGCTTGTTGTATGCTTATCAAAAGCATAAACAACTTAATCATTGTCATCCCTCCCTGGTTCAGATACGTCCAAAACACGTTGCCAAAGACACCATTGtactttttct
Coding sequences within:
- the LOC131264389 gene encoding uncharacterized protein LOC131264389, with the translated sequence MNNAIEPLRPATPAEIDQLVNIYEQLLPESVQFVSLLQNIVRIKAALQGTALEQASHRFRKTIYVPNKTNPIQFATFLAIGMDKTIFVALNTLEQPPSELEDAIRKTSYIKWHHNPRIVVGGDNGIRESLYKVVGERGILDSINLSSDSINYWMHREKGATFSYDVPDDVELKPLLVEHAKVIDDLWPYKSNESLRYFETVIQHNGSLGLFDKRDGQLVACVIKTDHDGIGHLYTLSERNNRGYGTTLAKAMAKLIAAEHKQHVHTFIERTNNRSIKLFEKLGFVPVNQAQWFKIGQNQ
- the LOC131267321 gene encoding cuticle protein 8-like translates to MAFKFLAACALFAVANAGLQQPINPVYHAAPINFAQPALFKPAQQQQQYYAQPTLLKQVAQPALVQTYAQPALVKTYAQPTVVKSYAQPTVVKSYAQPTYVKQVEEYAPANYEFSYSVHDEHTGDVKSQHETRHGDQVQGQYSLLDSDGHQRIVDYTADEHNGFNAVVRREPTNVKIAQPVQKVIAQPAYVGHY
- the LOC131267320 gene encoding cuticle protein 7-like, with the protein product MAFKFVALFALLAVASAGVIPIEEVHSAYQPATYSAHLAHQPTLIKTVAQPTIVKTIAQPTIVKTIAQPTLVKHLDEDHDAHYDFSYGVHDDHTGDIKEQRESRQGDQVHGQYSLIDSDGHKRTVEYTADDHNGFNAVVHREPTDIKIPQPQAIHKIIAQPAITKVIAQPAKIIAAQPTYYHQPAPAVIKTVGLSHY